Proteins encoded together in one Triticum dicoccoides isolate Atlit2015 ecotype Zavitan chromosome 7B, WEW_v2.0, whole genome shotgun sequence window:
- the LOC119336872 gene encoding uncharacterized protein LOC119336872, which yields MVVKLTLPPAELLSQVAKLGSLLALLIALLLPAFLRVAYGYLLFNAIVLALGIQAFVGSIASIADESLSTDQAEAPIGITTSPFQRAGSVRPDDRMAVADDDRVVVPAFVASNIRELKIKTKGVVLKVLKKCPSTASIFFLSVLNGSQAGGEEKGRQEEQDDFEVDFDGDVTMSRQELFANTERFIGNFRKELKMQRQ from the exons ATGGTGGTCAAGCTCACGCTACCACCGGCAGAACTACTCTCCCAGGTGGCCAAGCTAGGCTCCCTCCTCGCCCTCCTTATCGCGCTGCTGCTGCCCGCCTTCCTCAGGGTGGCCTACGGCTacctcctcttcaatgccatcgtcCTCGCGCTGGGCATCCAGGCCTTCGTCGGCAGCATAGCTTCCATCGCTGACGAGTCCTTGAGTACCGATCAGGCTGAGGCGCCTATCGGCATCACGACATCACCATTCCAGAGGGCTGGATCAGTCCGTCCTGACGACCGGATGGCGGTTGCTGATGATGATCGTGTGGTGGTTCCTGCCTTTGTGGCGAGTAATATAAGGGAGCTGAAGATCAAGACCAAGGGGGTGGTGCTGAAGGTGCTGAAGAAGTGCCCGTCGACGGCGAGCATCTTCTTCCTCAGCGTGCTGAATGGCAGCCAGGCCGGCGGAGAGGAAAAGGGACGACAAGAGGAGCAGGATGATTTTGAGGTCGACTTTGACGGCGACGTGACGATGAGTCGGCAGGAGCT cTTCGCCAACACGGAGAGGTTCATCGGCAACTTCCGCAAGGAGCTCAAGATGCAGAGGCAGTAG